The Numida meleagris isolate 19003 breed g44 Domestic line chromosome 10, NumMel1.0, whole genome shotgun sequence genome includes a window with the following:
- the LOC110404466 gene encoding hypoxanthine-guanine phosphoribosyltransferase-like, whose protein sequence is MACGLQIKDEDSGYNKNLFCIPKHYEEDIERVFIPHGLILDRTERLARDIMQDMGSHHIVALCVLKGGYKFFADLLDHIKALNQNGDKSVPITVDFVRIKSYCNDSPTEKISIVGEELSALNGKNVLVVEDIIETGRTIKALLSKLKDNEPKMIKVVSLLIKMTNRSPGYRPDYIGFEIPDKFVVGYALDYNEYFRDLNHICILKEKAKEKYKI, encoded by the exons ATGGCTTGTGGATTGCAG ATAAAAGATGAAGACAGTGGCTATAACAAAAACCTATTCTGCATTCCTAAGCATTATGAAGAAGATATTGAAAGAGTCTTCATTCCTCATGGACTAATCCTGGACAG GACAGAACGTTTGGCTAGAGATATCATGCAAGATATGGGAAGCCACCACATTGTTGCACTCTGTGTCCTTAAAGGAGGCTATAAATTCTTTGCTGACTTGCTGGACCATATAAAAGCACTAAATCAAAATGGGGATAAGTCAGTGCCTATTACTGTGGATTTTGTTAGAATAAAAAGCTACTGT AATGATTCACCTACAGAGAAAATCAGTATTGTTGGAGAAGAACTGTCTGCATTAAATGGGAAG aatgtGTTGGTAGTAGAG gATATTATTGAGACTGGTAGAACAATCAAGGCGCTGCtttcaaaactgaaagacaATGAGCCAAAGATGATAAAAGTAGTAAG TTTGCTCATTAAAATGACAAACCGAAGTCCAGGTTATAGACCAGACT atatAGGCTTTGAAATTCCAGATAAGTTTGTGGTTGGGTATGCTCTTGACTATAACGAATACTTCAGAGATCTAAAT cacattTGCATTCTCAAAGAGAAAGccaaagagaaatacaaaatctaG
- the NUDT7 gene encoding peroxisomal coenzyme A diphosphatase NUDT7 isoform X2 has protein sequence MRIPASSRADWRDRSSVYREGRESVKGRAKLRLRECDVGDKFSHLPLRKASVLLPLLLRDGALCLLLTVRSMQLRRSPGEVCFPGGKREEMDKDEIDTALREAKEEVGLQPEKVEVICRLVPGIDKMNHLVTPVVGFIEDTFQASPNPDEVSDVFVVPLEYFIKPLSYMALPYKNSSGYFSWMHCFTYDDHEHKKSFKIWGLTAHFAVFLAIVIFRTKPTFEVDYDLDNLITSAENNFMNLYASINERKKSSL, from the exons ATGCGGATCCCGGCGAGCTCGCGTGCTGATTGGAGGGACCGGTCGTCGGTCTACAGGGAAGGGCG AGAGAGTGTAAAAGGGAGAGCGAAACTCCGCTTGAGGGAGTGCGATGTTGGGGACAAGTTCTCTCATCTGCCCCTGCGCAAGGCCTCCGTGCTGCTGCCATTGCTGCTGCGGGACGGGGcgctgtgcctgctgctcacCGTCCGCTCCATGCAG CTGAGAAGATCACCTGGGGAAGTGTGTTTTCCAGGAggtaaaagggaagaaatggatAAAGATGAAATTGATACTGCTCTCCGAGAAGCCAAAGAAGAAGTAGGACTGCAGCCAGAGAAGGTCGAAGTCATCTGTAGGCTTGTGCCTGGAATTGATAAA ATGAATCATTTGGTAACACCAGTTGTAGGATTTATAGAGGATACCTTCCAAGCCTCTCCTAATCCAGATGAAGTGAGTGATGTTTTTGTTGTGCCATTGGAGTACTTTATCAAACCCTTAAGTTACATGGCCTTGCCGTATAAAAACTCATCTGGTTACTTCAGCTGGATGCACTGCTTCACATATGATGACCATGAACATAAAAAGTCATTCAAGATATGGGGACTTACTGCacattttgctgtatttcttgcTATTGTAATTTTTAGAACGAAACCTACCTTTGAGGTTGATTATGATCTTGACAACTTAATTACATCTGCTGAGAATAATTTTATGAATTTATATGCATCCATaaatgagaggaagaagagtAGTCTATAA
- the NUDT7 gene encoding peroxisomal coenzyme A diphosphatase NUDT7 isoform X3: protein MAAAEWEDRGERESVKGRAKLRLRECDVGDKFSHLPLRKASVLLPLLLRDGALCLLLTVRSMQLRRSPGEVCFPGGKREEMDKDEIDTALREAKEEVGLQPEKVEVICRLVPGIDKMNHLVTPVVGFIEDTFQASPNPDEVSDVFVVPLEYFIKPLSYMALPYKNSSGYFSWMHCFTYDDHEHKKSFKIWGLTAHFAVFLAIVIFRTKPTFEVDYDLDNLITSAENNFMNLYASINERKKSSL, encoded by the exons ATGGCGGCTGCGGAGTGGGAGGACCGGGGGGAAAG AGAGAGTGTAAAAGGGAGAGCGAAACTCCGCTTGAGGGAGTGCGATGTTGGGGACAAGTTCTCTCATCTGCCCCTGCGCAAGGCCTCCGTGCTGCTGCCATTGCTGCTGCGGGACGGGGcgctgtgcctgctgctcacCGTCCGCTCCATGCAG CTGAGAAGATCACCTGGGGAAGTGTGTTTTCCAGGAggtaaaagggaagaaatggatAAAGATGAAATTGATACTGCTCTCCGAGAAGCCAAAGAAGAAGTAGGACTGCAGCCAGAGAAGGTCGAAGTCATCTGTAGGCTTGTGCCTGGAATTGATAAA ATGAATCATTTGGTAACACCAGTTGTAGGATTTATAGAGGATACCTTCCAAGCCTCTCCTAATCCAGATGAAGTGAGTGATGTTTTTGTTGTGCCATTGGAGTACTTTATCAAACCCTTAAGTTACATGGCCTTGCCGTATAAAAACTCATCTGGTTACTTCAGCTGGATGCACTGCTTCACATATGATGACCATGAACATAAAAAGTCATTCAAGATATGGGGACTTACTGCacattttgctgtatttcttgcTATTGTAATTTTTAGAACGAAACCTACCTTTGAGGTTGATTATGATCTTGACAACTTAATTACATCTGCTGAGAATAATTTTATGAATTTATATGCATCCATaaatgagaggaagaagagtAGTCTATAA
- the NUDT7 gene encoding peroxisomal coenzyme A diphosphatase NUDT7 isoform X1, whose translation MGPAAAFLGLLQGKAAPRALCAGCGPQWGLLISAPGAAGRGQRAGGRAAAVTSRAPLRLLGPRAALVPFPSRESVKGRAKLRLRECDVGDKFSHLPLRKASVLLPLLLRDGALCLLLTVRSMQLRRSPGEVCFPGGKREEMDKDEIDTALREAKEEVGLQPEKVEVICRLVPGIDKMNHLVTPVVGFIEDTFQASPNPDEVSDVFVVPLEYFIKPLSYMALPYKNSSGYFSWMHCFTYDDHEHKKSFKIWGLTAHFAVFLAIVIFRTKPTFEVDYDLDNLITSAENNFMNLYASINERKKSSL comes from the exons ATGGGGCCGGCCGCTGCCTTCCTGGgcctgctgcaggggaaggcGGCGCCGCGTGCCCTCTGCGCTGGGTGTGGGCCGCAGTGGGGCCTGCTCATCTCTGCCCCGGGAGCAGCGGGACGAGGGCAGCGCGCTGGGGGCCGGGCCGCTGCCGTCACCTCCCGTGCCCCTCTGCGTCTTCTCGGGCCGCGCGCAGCTCTTGTTCCGTTTCCTTCTAGAGAGAGTGTAAAAGGGAGAGCGAAACTCCGCTTGAGGGAGTGCGATGTTGGGGACAAGTTCTCTCATCTGCCCCTGCGCAAGGCCTCCGTGCTGCTGCCATTGCTGCTGCGGGACGGGGcgctgtgcctgctgctcacCGTCCGCTCCATGCAG CTGAGAAGATCACCTGGGGAAGTGTGTTTTCCAGGAggtaaaagggaagaaatggatAAAGATGAAATTGATACTGCTCTCCGAGAAGCCAAAGAAGAAGTAGGACTGCAGCCAGAGAAGGTCGAAGTCATCTGTAGGCTTGTGCCTGGAATTGATAAA ATGAATCATTTGGTAACACCAGTTGTAGGATTTATAGAGGATACCTTCCAAGCCTCTCCTAATCCAGATGAAGTGAGTGATGTTTTTGTTGTGCCATTGGAGTACTTTATCAAACCCTTAAGTTACATGGCCTTGCCGTATAAAAACTCATCTGGTTACTTCAGCTGGATGCACTGCTTCACATATGATGACCATGAACATAAAAAGTCATTCAAGATATGGGGACTTACTGCacattttgctgtatttcttgcTATTGTAATTTTTAGAACGAAACCTACCTTTGAGGTTGATTATGATCTTGACAACTTAATTACATCTGCTGAGAATAATTTTATGAATTTATATGCATCCATaaatgagaggaagaagagtAGTCTATAA